A window of the Streptomyces griseochromogenes genome harbors these coding sequences:
- a CDS encoding Gfo/Idh/MocA family oxidoreductase: protein MTSISPHREPIRVGVVGLSASGGWAATAHVPALAGLDGYELRALSASGAESARAAGEKYAVPLAFGSAEELARSEEVDLVVVTVKVPHHLELIRPALEAGKMVFSEWPLGADLAQAEELADLAHRKGVLTAVGLQARSAPPLRYLRDLVADGYAGRVLSTSMLGSGWIGGATYDDNYAYVLDVTSGATLLSIPFGHSVDALTMVLGEFREVSAHIENLRPEVVHVTSGAVAAKSAEDQIAVTGVLESGAVAAMHMRGGTSRATAFHWEINGTQGDLVVKADQAQWWYGGLRLYGARGEDGTLAELPVPAHYQRSLTQWTERSDEPACNVAHEYALLRDRITGSLAPDEDGVPDFRHAVRRHRMLERIREAARVGRKVTLTGQGVWAPRRVHEAVLGAWESMDARLTLVAQSEGGPQPALCAQAVTARL, encoded by the coding sequence ATGACGTCCATTTCCCCTCATCGGGAGCCGATCCGCGTCGGTGTCGTAGGACTGAGCGCGAGCGGCGGGTGGGCGGCCACCGCCCATGTGCCGGCGCTGGCCGGGCTCGACGGATACGAGTTGCGGGCGCTGAGTGCCAGCGGCGCTGAGTCGGCGCGTGCGGCCGGCGAGAAGTATGCGGTGCCGCTGGCCTTCGGCAGTGCAGAGGAGCTGGCCCGCAGTGAGGAAGTCGATCTCGTGGTGGTGACGGTGAAGGTTCCGCACCACCTGGAGCTCATCCGGCCCGCGCTGGAAGCGGGGAAGATGGTGTTCAGCGAGTGGCCGCTCGGTGCCGACCTCGCGCAGGCCGAAGAGCTGGCCGACCTCGCGCATCGCAAGGGTGTGCTCACGGCTGTCGGCCTGCAGGCCCGGTCGGCTCCGCCGCTTCGGTATCTGCGGGACCTGGTCGCCGACGGCTACGCGGGGCGGGTGCTGTCGACGAGCATGCTCGGGTCGGGCTGGATCGGGGGCGCCACTTACGACGACAACTACGCGTACGTGCTGGACGTCACGAGCGGCGCCACGCTGCTGTCGATCCCCTTCGGACACTCGGTCGACGCGCTGACCATGGTGCTCGGGGAGTTCCGCGAGGTGTCGGCTCATATCGAGAACCTGCGCCCGGAGGTTGTCCACGTCACGAGCGGGGCGGTCGCGGCCAAGAGCGCAGAGGACCAGATCGCCGTCACAGGGGTGCTGGAGTCGGGGGCCGTGGCCGCGATGCACATGCGCGGTGGGACGTCCCGCGCCACCGCGTTTCATTGGGAGATCAACGGCACCCAGGGCGATCTCGTCGTCAAGGCCGACCAGGCCCAGTGGTGGTACGGGGGGTTGCGGCTGTACGGCGCCCGGGGAGAGGACGGCACCTTGGCCGAACTTCCGGTTCCCGCCCACTACCAGCGGTCGCTGACACAATGGACCGAGCGATCCGACGAACCTGCCTGCAACGTCGCTCACGAGTACGCCCTTCTGCGCGACCGGATCACCGGGAGCCTTGCGCCGGACGAGGACGGCGTTCCCGACTTCCGGCACGCCGTCCGGCGGCACCGCATGCTGGAGCGGATCCGGGAGGCGGCGCGCGTGGGCCGGAAGGTCACACTCACAGGGCAAGGCGTGTGGGCCCCGAGGCGGGTCCACGAGGCGGTCCTTGGCGCCTGGGAGAGCATGGATGCTCGGCTCACCCTTGTCGCCCAGAGCGAAGGCGGCCCGCAGCCGGCGCTGTGTGCCCAAGCGGTTACAGCACGCCTGTGA
- a CDS encoding ArsR/SmtB family transcription factor, producing MQVPLYQAKAEFFRMLGHPARIRVLELLQHGPVPVRDLLADIEIEPSSLSQQLAVLRRAGIVVSTREGSTVKYELAGGDVAELLRSARRILTELLAGRNQLLAELQQTDISPPRGRAAASPSAGSGHRTV from the coding sequence ATGCAAGTCCCTCTCTACCAAGCCAAAGCAGAGTTCTTCCGCATGCTCGGGCACCCAGCGCGCATCAGGGTCCTGGAGCTGCTGCAGCACGGCCCGGTCCCGGTGCGGGACTTGCTCGCCGATATCGAAATTGAGCCTTCGAGCCTCTCGCAGCAGCTAGCGGTTCTGCGCCGTGCAGGCATCGTCGTGTCCACACGAGAGGGCTCTACCGTCAAATACGAACTCGCCGGCGGCGATGTAGCCGAACTCCTTCGTTCAGCCCGCCGCATCCTGACTGAGCTTCTGGCCGGGCGAAACCAGCTCCTGGCCGAACTGCAGCAGACCGACATCTCCCCGCCGCGGGGAAGAGCAGCAGCCAGCCCTTCAGCCGGCTCTGGACACAGAACAGTGTAA
- a CDS encoding amidase: protein MRKSIDPFTPAVELAAAIRRKEVSPVEIVDRCLRRMDEFDPRLNAFCHRADDDVRKAASAAADAVARAATADDLPPFHGVPLPIKDLLDVAGWPTTHGSAGAGQAPAAASDLVVQRFVDAGFILLGKTTTSEFGSLPFTESEALGISRNPWDPNRTPGGSSSGAGAAVAAGMAPIAHAEDGGGSIRIPASCNGLVGLKPTRGLVTGGTVAVEGLATSGVLTRSVADTAAALDVLARHDPAAWWSPPTPHRSFATAMKTDLPAGLRIGALTDSPVDGISVDPACAEAVSVTLRTLESAGHHVVDTRLPLPPTDELVAAFTTIWNVGGAGIELAEPDRVEPHNRVLREAARAIDSWAYVEGVRKTQQLSRRIVEGFVAGFDLLVTPTMACLPPPVGAWRAGTDDDPLRALLNSYPMGVFTSVFNVTGQPAISLPVHHDAATGLPVGVQIVAAPWREDLLLQVSRTLEFAHPWTDRRPPVSRG, encoded by the coding sequence ATGCGCAAGTCGATCGACCCGTTCACGCCCGCCGTCGAACTCGCCGCGGCCATACGCCGAAAGGAGGTGAGCCCGGTCGAGATCGTCGATCGCTGTCTCCGGCGGATGGACGAGTTCGACCCCCGGCTGAACGCCTTCTGCCACCGGGCCGACGACGACGTTCGCAAAGCCGCGTCGGCCGCGGCTGACGCGGTGGCACGGGCCGCGACGGCCGACGACCTCCCGCCCTTCCACGGCGTCCCGTTGCCGATCAAGGACCTCCTCGACGTGGCCGGATGGCCCACCACCCATGGCTCCGCCGGCGCGGGGCAGGCACCAGCCGCGGCATCGGACCTGGTCGTGCAACGGTTCGTGGACGCGGGGTTCATCCTGCTCGGCAAGACCACCACCTCCGAGTTCGGCAGCCTGCCCTTCACCGAGAGCGAAGCCCTGGGCATCTCGCGCAACCCGTGGGACCCGAATCGCACGCCAGGCGGGTCGTCCAGTGGAGCCGGCGCTGCCGTGGCCGCCGGGATGGCACCCATCGCCCACGCCGAAGACGGCGGCGGATCGATCCGCATCCCCGCGTCGTGCAACGGTCTCGTCGGCCTCAAACCCACCCGTGGCCTGGTCACGGGCGGGACCGTCGCCGTAGAAGGTCTCGCCACCAGCGGCGTGCTCACCCGCTCGGTGGCGGACACCGCGGCAGCGCTCGACGTGCTCGCGCGCCATGACCCGGCCGCGTGGTGGTCACCTCCGACCCCGCACAGGTCCTTTGCCACCGCCATGAAGACGGACCTGCCGGCCGGACTGCGGATCGGTGCGCTCACCGACTCACCGGTCGACGGGATCAGCGTGGACCCGGCGTGCGCGGAAGCCGTCAGTGTCACGCTCCGGACACTTGAATCGGCCGGCCACCACGTCGTCGACACGCGCCTTCCGCTTCCCCCGACCGACGAGCTGGTCGCGGCGTTCACAACCATCTGGAACGTCGGCGGTGCCGGGATCGAGCTCGCGGAACCGGATCGTGTCGAGCCCCACAATCGCGTCCTGCGTGAGGCGGCACGAGCGATCGACTCGTGGGCGTACGTGGAAGGAGTGAGGAAGACCCAGCAGTTGTCGCGGCGCATCGTCGAAGGCTTCGTCGCCGGCTTCGACCTCCTCGTCACGCCCACGATGGCGTGTCTCCCGCCGCCCGTCGGTGCCTGGCGAGCAGGCACCGACGACGATCCCTTGAGGGCGCTGCTGAACAGCTACCCGATGGGGGTGTTCACCTCCGTGTTCAACGTGACCGGTCAACCGGCGATCTCACTCCCCGTCCACCACGACGCCGCCACCGGCCTGCCCGTCGGCGTCCAGATCGTCGCTGCGCCATGGCGGGAGGATCTCCTGCTCCAGGTGTCCCGCACCCTTGAGTTCGCACACCCCTGGACCGATCGTCGCCCGCCGGTCAGTCGAGGGTGA
- a CDS encoding GH12 family glycosyl hydrolase domain-containing protein yields MAILSLVALSLTGASPASANTTLCGRTDSAKVSGGKYVVQNNEWGDTIRQCIDVSDDGFRVATGWHDVGTGGAPAAYPSIYAGCHYGNCSSGNGLPLQVSAFGNPQSSVDFSTADGQWDAAYDIWFDTSPDPSGQNNGEEMMIWANHAGAPRPFGSKVATVWIEGANWDVWYGRQGNGITWNTVSYVRQQPTDSITVNIKDFTNDSISRGHLSSAWYMTSVQFGFEPWVGGPGLAVNSFSYDSGGSDGGDGATGTLVGQQSGRCLDLKDRGTADGTPVQLWDCGTDWNQKWTRTGGTVVNPRSGKCLDVADGSMANGAKVRLWSCNGTGAQQWRFDTNGTITNPQSGKCLDSGGSGNGALLQIWDCYGGGTQPNQVWTQR; encoded by the coding sequence GTGGCCATCCTGTCACTGGTCGCCCTTTCCCTGACCGGCGCATCGCCGGCGTCCGCCAACACCACTCTCTGCGGCAGGACCGACAGTGCGAAGGTCTCGGGCGGCAAGTACGTCGTCCAGAACAACGAGTGGGGCGACACGATCCGCCAGTGCATCGACGTGTCGGACGACGGCTTCCGGGTCGCCACCGGCTGGCACGACGTGGGAACCGGCGGCGCACCGGCGGCGTATCCGTCGATCTACGCCGGCTGCCACTACGGCAACTGCTCCAGCGGCAACGGCCTTCCGCTTCAGGTGTCGGCGTTCGGCAACCCGCAGTCCAGCGTCGACTTCTCCACCGCTGACGGGCAGTGGGACGCGGCGTACGACATCTGGTTCGACACCAGCCCCGACCCCTCGGGCCAGAACAACGGTGAGGAGATGATGATCTGGGCGAACCATGCCGGGGCACCCAGGCCGTTCGGCTCCAAGGTTGCCACGGTCTGGATCGAGGGCGCCAACTGGGACGTGTGGTACGGCCGCCAGGGCAACGGCATCACCTGGAACACCGTCTCCTACGTCCGCCAGCAGCCCACCGACTCGATCACGGTGAACATCAAGGACTTCACCAACGACTCGATCAGCCGAGGCCACCTGTCATCGGCCTGGTACATGACCAGCGTGCAGTTCGGCTTTGAACCCTGGGTCGGCGGCCCCGGCCTGGCCGTGAACTCCTTCTCCTACGACTCCGGCGGCTCCGACGGCGGTGACGGCGCGACCGGCACGCTCGTCGGGCAGCAGAGCGGCCGCTGCCTGGACCTGAAGGACCGGGGCACGGCCGACGGCACTCCCGTCCAGTTGTGGGACTGCGGAACCGACTGGAACCAGAAGTGGACGAGGACCGGCGGCACCGTCGTCAATCCGCGGTCGGGCAAGTGCCTCGACGTGGCCGACGGTTCCATGGCCAACGGCGCCAAGGTGCGGCTGTGGTCGTGCAACGGCACCGGTGCCCAGCAATGGCGCTTCGACACCAACGGCACCATCACGAACCCCCAGTCCGGAAAGTGTCTGGATTCCGGCGGCTCCGGCAACGGCGCGCTCCTGCAGATATGGGACTGCTACGGCGGCGGTACACAACCCAACCAGGTCTGGACACAGCGGTAA
- a CDS encoding TetR/AcrR family transcriptional regulator, with product MPEGAHGYRRDRPRLPAAERRRQIIEISSALIADRGFWGLSMQDVADRCGLTVPGVLRHVGSKTGLLVAVLEHRDVEDARSLRARLGVGEDEIPDEWSAGGPEGVSLRQLCSATMRRNAEQPEMVRLFTVLEAESLAPSHPAHAYFVKRQEQAVAAFASLARDFSDRPEVLARHIVAMMDGLQIQWLRAPQEFDLIREWEAAAEVLFGRAADLPRLDADE from the coding sequence ATGCCTGAGGGGGCGCACGGGTATCGGCGTGACCGACCGCGGCTGCCGGCCGCCGAGCGACGGCGCCAGATCATCGAGATTTCCTCCGCACTGATCGCGGACCGAGGTTTCTGGGGCCTGTCGATGCAGGACGTGGCCGACCGGTGCGGGCTCACGGTTCCCGGTGTGCTGCGCCATGTCGGCTCCAAGACCGGCTTGCTCGTCGCGGTGCTGGAACACCGGGATGTCGAGGACGCCCGATCGCTTCGCGCTCGACTCGGCGTCGGTGAGGACGAGATCCCGGACGAATGGTCCGCCGGCGGCCCCGAGGGAGTCAGTCTGCGGCAGTTGTGTTCGGCGACGATGCGGCGTAATGCGGAGCAGCCGGAGATGGTACGGCTCTTCACCGTGCTGGAGGCCGAGTCATTGGCACCGAGCCATCCCGCGCACGCCTACTTCGTGAAGCGGCAAGAGCAGGCGGTGGCCGCCTTCGCATCCCTGGCCAGGGACTTCAGCGACCGTCCGGAAGTGCTCGCCCGGCACATCGTGGCGATGATGGACGGCCTGCAGATCCAGTGGTTGCGCGCGCCGCAGGAGTTCGACCTGATCCGGGAATGGGAGGCCGCCGCCGAGGTGTTGTTCGGCAGGGCGGCGGACCTGCCACGGCTTGACGCCGACGAGTAG
- a CDS encoding GNAT family N-acetyltransferase: MVTLETPRLILRRWREEDVAPMAAINADPEVMRWIRDGSVRDEQQTRGGIQAWESEWESQGFGLFAVEIRSTGDLAGFTGLSVPDFLPEVLPAVEVGWRLGRSHWGQGLATEAAAAAVRFGFEERGLERIVSITQVGNDASERIMTKLGMHLVRETVNPTGGRRVRVFELSSGQYVTTTR, translated from the coding sequence ATGGTCACGCTTGAAACTCCCCGTTTGATCCTGCGTCGCTGGCGTGAGGAAGACGTTGCGCCCATGGCTGCCATCAATGCCGACCCTGAGGTCATGCGGTGGATCCGTGACGGCAGTGTCCGTGACGAACAGCAGACTCGCGGCGGGATCCAGGCATGGGAGAGCGAGTGGGAGTCACAGGGCTTCGGCTTGTTCGCCGTGGAGATCCGGTCCACTGGCGATCTGGCCGGGTTCACCGGCCTTTCGGTGCCCGACTTCTTGCCGGAGGTACTGCCGGCGGTTGAGGTCGGCTGGCGGCTGGGACGTTCCCACTGGGGGCAGGGCTTGGCCACCGAGGCCGCTGCGGCCGCTGTACGGTTCGGGTTCGAAGAGCGAGGCCTGGAGCGGATCGTCAGCATCACTCAAGTGGGCAACGACGCCTCCGAGCGGATCATGACCAAACTGGGGATGCATCTGGTCCGTGAGACCGTCAATCCCACCGGCGGTCGGCGAGTACGGGTCTTCGAGTTGTCGTCGGGCCAGTACGTCACAACCACTCGTTGA
- a CDS encoding helix-turn-helix domain-containing protein, with the protein MRTAESGDDAAAVWDIATPPWPARLQGVGMAGFRARTTDPVDLGVVPYPAVTVAVDLSGGLLAVGDTSGRQCNGSVVVGLEPTGVRGRGRDIECLQVRLSPVVAHAVLGACSELDGTVVPLDDLWGRDAARFQERLRAAESWDERFAIAEAALARRQEAGRAVDPEVAFVWEHMVTNLGGVRVERLAAEVGWSRKRLWSRFRSQIGLNPKRAAQLVRFDQAVHRLAAGHSAARVAAEIGYVDQSHLHRDVRAFAGVTPKAVSRAPWLAVDDVAWAAPAYLSGPCAQDAGRSR; encoded by the coding sequence ATGCGAACCGCCGAGTCGGGCGATGACGCCGCCGCGGTGTGGGACATCGCCACCCCGCCCTGGCCCGCTCGGCTGCAGGGCGTCGGCATGGCCGGATTCCGCGCTCGTACGACGGACCCCGTCGACCTGGGCGTGGTCCCGTACCCGGCTGTCACGGTGGCCGTGGATCTCAGCGGCGGGCTGCTCGCTGTCGGCGACACGAGCGGCCGGCAGTGCAACGGCAGTGTCGTCGTCGGACTCGAGCCCACCGGCGTTCGCGGGCGCGGCCGTGACATCGAGTGTCTGCAGGTACGGCTGTCACCGGTGGTCGCGCACGCGGTGCTGGGCGCCTGTTCGGAGTTGGACGGCACGGTGGTACCCCTCGATGACCTCTGGGGCCGCGACGCCGCCCGCTTCCAAGAACGACTGCGTGCTGCCGAGTCATGGGACGAGCGGTTCGCGATCGCGGAGGCGGCGCTCGCGCGACGACAGGAGGCCGGGCGAGCGGTCGATCCTGAAGTCGCTTTCGTCTGGGAGCACATGGTGACGAACCTGGGAGGGGTCCGGGTCGAGCGGCTGGCGGCCGAGGTCGGGTGGAGTCGTAAGCGTCTGTGGTCCCGCTTCCGATCCCAGATCGGACTCAACCCCAAGCGCGCGGCTCAGCTTGTCCGTTTCGACCAAGCGGTCCACCGTCTCGCCGCGGGTCACAGTGCCGCGCGGGTGGCAGCGGAGATCGGCTACGTCGACCAGTCCCACCTCCATCGGGACGTCAGGGCCTTCGCCGGGGTGACGCCCAAGGCTGTTTCCCGCGCGCCGTGGCTCGCGGTCGACGATGTCGCGTGGGCCGCCCCCGCTTACCTGTCCGGGCCATGTGCTCAAGACGCCGGGCGCTCGCGCTGA